Proteins from one Dama dama isolate Ldn47 chromosome 12, ASM3311817v1, whole genome shotgun sequence genomic window:
- the POC5 gene encoding centrosomal protein POC5 isoform X2, producing MEVGKGCDLNTSVHSKTDGSSPASPRKPPHPVMDFFSSNLLVDSSSPGSNSSPIDAHEIIVTDFVVSDENLQKMENVLDLWSSGLKTNIISELSKWRLNFIDWHRMEMKKEREKHAADVKQLCSQINSLKELQKTYEVSIGRKDEVISSLSHAIGKQKERIELMRTFFHWRINHVKSRQDVYESKLADQYFRRTLLKKAWRGWRAVVQKQWKEVVERACQARAEEVCVQISNDYEAKVALLSGALENAKAEIQRMQHEKEHFEDSMKKAFMRGVCALNLEAMTIFQNRGDTDFTTTKRDEYGPGVQGKEPPPAHADAAAGAVPPSPPAAALGATCAAAFPSAASVTSAGATSASSVHLPVSAPHGAGLMAAASAQEETYGPRAVTSAQQKAGRTITARITGRCDFASKNRISSSLAIMGVSPPMSSVVVEKHHPVTVQTIPQAAAAKYPRTIHPEGGTSASGSLGTRTAHTQSLTSIPSIKVVD from the exons atggAAGTTGGAAAAGGATGTGATTTAAATACTTCAGTTCATTCAAAGACAGATG ggTCATCACCAGCATCCCCAAGGAAGCCGCCTCACCCGGTCATGGATTTTTTCAGTTCAAATCTTTTAGTTGACTCTTCCTCACCAGGATCTAATTCCAGTCCTATCGATGCCCATGAAATAATTGTGACTGATTTTGTTGTTTCtgatgaaaaccttcaaaagatggaaaatgtGCTTGATCTTTGGAGTTCAGGTCTTAAG acaaacaTCATATCTGAACTAAGTAAATGGAGACTGAATTTTATTGACTGGCACCgaatggaaatgaaaaaagagagagagaagcatgcAGCAGATGTAAAGCAACTGTGCAGCCAGATCAACAGCTTGAAGGAGCTGCAGAAAACCTATGAAGTCTCCATTGGGAGAAAGGATGAG GTGATTTCTAGCTTGTCTCATGCCATAGGCAAGCAAAAGGAAAGGATAGAGTTGATGAGAACATTCTTCCACTGGCGAATCAACCACGTCAAATCGAGGCAGGAT GTTTATGAAAGTAAACTAGCTGACCAGTATTTTCGGCGAACTTTACTGAAGAAAGCCTGGAGAGGCTGGCGGGCCGTAGTACAGAAGCAGTGGAAGGAGGTGGTGGAACGAGCTTGTCAAGCCAGAGCTGAAGAAGTCTGTGTCCAGATTTCCAATGACTATGAAGCCAAAGTTGCTCTG TTATCTGGAGCTTTGGAAAATGCAAAAGCTGAGATCCAAAGGATGCAGCATGAAAAAGAGCACTTTGAAGATTCCATGAAGAAAGCTTTCatgaggggtgtgtgtgcgtTAAATCTTGAGGCCATGACTATATTTCAGAACAGAGGTGATACAG ATTTCACGACCACTAAAAGGGACGAGTACGGCCCTGGTGTTCAAGGAAAAGAGCCTCCTCCTGCTCACGCGGACGCGGCCGCGGGCGCAGTGCCGCCATCCCCGCCGGCAGCGGCCCTCGGAGCCACCTGCGCGGCCGCGTTTCCCTCGGCGGCTTCCGTCACTTCCGCCGGCGCCACTTCCGCTTCCTCAGTCCACCTCCCCGTGTCTGCTCCGCATGGCGCTGGGCTGATGGCTGCTGCTTCTGCGCAGGAGGAGACG TATGGGCCCAGGGCTGTGACATCAGCGCAACAGAAAGCTGGGAGAACAATCACGGCCCGGATCACAGGGAGATGTGATTTTGCTTCAAAAAACAGAATCAGTAGCAGTTTGGCTATAATGGGAGTTTCTCCTCCCATGAGCTCCGttgttgtggaaaaacatcatCCGGTCACAGTG
- the POC5 gene encoding centrosomal protein POC5 isoform X1 encodes MSSDGEIRSPPVLQKDSDRDSSVSSDLQEEYEELLRYAVVTPNTEAGASQPSHSKGEAVPDIKIPTIIDDILQNPGNSPAVRKTRMEVGKGCDLNTSVHSKTDGSSPASPRKPPHPVMDFFSSNLLVDSSSPGSNSSPIDAHEIIVTDFVVSDENLQKMENVLDLWSSGLKTNIISELSKWRLNFIDWHRMEMKKEREKHAADVKQLCSQINSLKELQKTYEVSIGRKDEVISSLSHAIGKQKERIELMRTFFHWRINHVKSRQDVYESKLADQYFRRTLLKKAWRGWRAVVQKQWKEVVERACQARAEEVCVQISNDYEAKVALLSGALENAKAEIQRMQHEKEHFEDSMKKAFMRGVCALNLEAMTIFQNRGDTDFTTTKRDEYGPGVQGKEPPPAHADAAAGAVPPSPPAAALGATCAAAFPSAASVTSAGATSASSVHLPVSAPHGAGLMAAASAQEETYGPRAVTSAQQKAGRTITARITGRCDFASKNRISSSLAIMGVSPPMSSVVVEKHHPVTVQTIPQAAAAKYPRTIHPEGGTSASGSLGTRTAHTQSLTSIPSIKVVD; translated from the exons ATGTCATCAGACGGGGAGATACGCTCGCCTCCAGTTTTGCAAAAAGACTCCGACCGAGACAGTTCTGTCTCCTCAGATCTTCAG GAAGAGTATGAAGAACTGCTTCGTTATGCTGTAGTGACTCCAAATACTGAAGCAGGTGCTTCGCAGCCATCTCATTCAAAGGGAGAAGCAGTGCCAGATATTAAAATTCCTACTATAATTGATGATATTCTTCAAAATCCAG GAAATAGCCCTgcagtgagaaaaacaaggatggAAGTTGGAAAAGGATGTGATTTAAATACTTCAGTTCATTCAAAGACAGATG ggTCATCACCAGCATCCCCAAGGAAGCCGCCTCACCCGGTCATGGATTTTTTCAGTTCAAATCTTTTAGTTGACTCTTCCTCACCAGGATCTAATTCCAGTCCTATCGATGCCCATGAAATAATTGTGACTGATTTTGTTGTTTCtgatgaaaaccttcaaaagatggaaaatgtGCTTGATCTTTGGAGTTCAGGTCTTAAG acaaacaTCATATCTGAACTAAGTAAATGGAGACTGAATTTTATTGACTGGCACCgaatggaaatgaaaaaagagagagagaagcatgcAGCAGATGTAAAGCAACTGTGCAGCCAGATCAACAGCTTGAAGGAGCTGCAGAAAACCTATGAAGTCTCCATTGGGAGAAAGGATGAG GTGATTTCTAGCTTGTCTCATGCCATAGGCAAGCAAAAGGAAAGGATAGAGTTGATGAGAACATTCTTCCACTGGCGAATCAACCACGTCAAATCGAGGCAGGAT GTTTATGAAAGTAAACTAGCTGACCAGTATTTTCGGCGAACTTTACTGAAGAAAGCCTGGAGAGGCTGGCGGGCCGTAGTACAGAAGCAGTGGAAGGAGGTGGTGGAACGAGCTTGTCAAGCCAGAGCTGAAGAAGTCTGTGTCCAGATTTCCAATGACTATGAAGCCAAAGTTGCTCTG TTATCTGGAGCTTTGGAAAATGCAAAAGCTGAGATCCAAAGGATGCAGCATGAAAAAGAGCACTTTGAAGATTCCATGAAGAAAGCTTTCatgaggggtgtgtgtgcgtTAAATCTTGAGGCCATGACTATATTTCAGAACAGAGGTGATACAG ATTTCACGACCACTAAAAGGGACGAGTACGGCCCTGGTGTTCAAGGAAAAGAGCCTCCTCCTGCTCACGCGGACGCGGCCGCGGGCGCAGTGCCGCCATCCCCGCCGGCAGCGGCCCTCGGAGCCACCTGCGCGGCCGCGTTTCCCTCGGCGGCTTCCGTCACTTCCGCCGGCGCCACTTCCGCTTCCTCAGTCCACCTCCCCGTGTCTGCTCCGCATGGCGCTGGGCTGATGGCTGCTGCTTCTGCGCAGGAGGAGACG TATGGGCCCAGGGCTGTGACATCAGCGCAACAGAAAGCTGGGAGAACAATCACGGCCCGGATCACAGGGAGATGTGATTTTGCTTCAAAAAACAGAATCAGTAGCAGTTTGGCTATAATGGGAGTTTCTCCTCCCATGAGCTCCGttgttgtggaaaaacatcatCCGGTCACAGTG